One genomic window of Quercus lobata isolate SW786 chromosome 9, ValleyOak3.0 Primary Assembly, whole genome shotgun sequence includes the following:
- the LOC115962183 gene encoding pollen-specific leucine-rich repeat extensin-like protein 1 translates to MFPLSPQATGDGRRNHLLPPNLIVGLFISLFFILKAMPSFISFTSKVFTPLLVLLLFVTVCVFLTINNSDNTGSYNRNDEHACNNSSDDLLPDTSSPSSTAAQQPPSPDKKVRSKDKKVRSNKVDDQDLKRPDTSSPSSTAAQQPPSPDKKVRSKDKKVRSNKVRSKDKKVRSNKVDDQDLKRPDTSSPSSTAAQQPPSPDKKVRSKDKKVRSNKVRSKDKKVRSNKVDDQDLKRPDTSSPSSTAAQQPPSPDKKVRSKDKKVRSNKVDDQDLKRPDTSSPSSTAAQQPPSPDKKVRPPPPLPFKTLPREPTTYVLVNSISSDSADSTDVKAEDFIRKFRERQAREREV, encoded by the exons atGTTCCCACTCTCACCACAAGCCACCGGTGACGGCCGTCGCAACCACTTGTTGCCTCCTAACCTGATAGTTGGTCTTTTTATATCTCTGTTCTTCATCCTCAAGGCAATGCCTTCATTCATCTCTTTCACCTCAAAAGTATTCACACCACTGCTTGTCCTGCTTCTTTTCGTCACTGTCTGTGTTTTCCTCACCATCAACAACAGTGACAACACAGGCTCCTATAATAGAAATGATGAACATGCATGTAATAACAGTAGTGATGATCTACTTCCAGATACTTCATCACCATCATCTACTGCAGCCCAGCAACCTCCGTCACCGGATAAGAAAGTGAGATCCAAGGATAAGAAAGTGAGATCCAATAAAGTTGATGATCAGGATCTGAAGAGACCAGATACTTCATCACCATCATCTACTGCAGCCCAGCAACCTCCGTCACCGGATAAGAAAGTGAGATCCAAGGATAAGAAAGTGAGATCCAATAAAGTGAGATCCAAGGATAAGAAAGTGAGATCCAATAAAGTTGATGATCAGGATCTGAAGAGACCAGATACTTCATCACCATCATCTACTGCAGCCCAGCAACCTCCGTCACCGGATAAGAAAGTGAGATCCAAGGATAAGAAAGTGAGATCCAATAAAGTGAGATCCAAGGATAAGAAAGTGAGATCCAATAAAGTTGATGATCAGGATCTGAAGAGACCAGATACTTCATCACCATCATCTACTGCAGCCCAGCAACCTCCGTCACCGGATAAGAAAGTGAG ATCCAAGGATAAGAAAGTGAGATCCAATAAAGTTGATGATCAGGATCTGAAGAGACCAGATACTTCATCGCCATCATCTACTGCAGCCCAGCAACCTCCGTCACCGGATAAGAAAGTGagaccaccaccaccactaccgtTCAAAACTCTGCCACGTGAGCCCACAACCTATGTTCTGGTTAATAGTATAAGTTCTGATTCAGCAGACTCGACTGACGTCAAGGCTGAAGACTTCATTCGAAAGTTTAGGGAGAGACAAGCAAGGGAGAGAGAAGTCTAA
- the LOC115961851 gene encoding peroxisome biogenesis factor 10-like, with protein sequence MGTPKQTLLTYLLTSGDNKTFLPEDVAGPYGIPPNPARRALFIVYHTAVPYIAEQISSRVVSHAIVLADSQSDEPYNNDAPGSNLYVQVLPIAREFLQLVLCANLMFFYFEGLYCHISKRAAGIRYVFIRYLNFK encoded by the exons ATGGGGACACCAAAGCAGACATTGTTGACTTATTTGCTCACTAGTGGAGATAATAAGACATTTCTTCCAGAAGATG TTGCAGGACCTTATGGAATTCCTCCAAACCCAGCAAGACGTGCTCTTTTCATTGTCTACCATACAGCGGTTCCTTATATTGCAGAACAAATTAG TTCTAGAGTAGTTTCCCATGCCATTGTTCTGGCTGATTCACAGTCTGATGAGCCCTATAACAATGATGCTCCAGGAAGCA ATTTATATGTCCAGGTGCTCCCTATAGCTCGAGAATTTTTGCAATTGGTTCTTTGTGCTAACCTAATGTTCTTCTACTTTGAAG GCCTCTATTGTCATATATCAAAACGTGCTGCAGGCATTCGTTATGTGTTCATTcgttatttgaattttaaatag